Proteins encoded by one window of Streptomyces sp. NBC_01477:
- a CDS encoding TetR/AcrR family transcriptional regulator yields the protein MTQPRQRATRSDAEDNRARIIEIARTAFTDSPEASLQSIRKLSGVGQGTMYRHFPSRESLLLAVYRQDVEALIDAAPRLLEQHEPLDALRLWFDRLAAYGRIKLGASLAVEAATRADLGNEYYPPVITALGRLLSAGKAAKQLRPDADPDEVLLLVSFLWKTDGGPHWQVRTGHMLAIVIDGLRAGTPG from the coding sequence ATGACGCAGCCCCGTCAACGCGCGACGCGTTCGGACGCCGAGGACAACCGTGCGCGCATCATCGAGATCGCTCGCACCGCCTTCACCGACAGCCCCGAGGCGTCGCTGCAGTCGATCAGGAAGCTGTCCGGGGTCGGCCAGGGAACCATGTACCGGCACTTCCCGAGCCGTGAGAGCCTGCTCCTCGCCGTCTACCGGCAGGACGTCGAGGCGCTCATCGACGCCGCGCCCCGGCTGCTCGAACAGCACGAGCCCCTGGACGCGCTCCGCCTCTGGTTCGACCGGCTCGCCGCGTACGGCCGGATCAAGCTCGGGGCATCGCTGGCCGTCGAAGCCGCCACGCGCGCAGACCTCGGCAATGAGTACTACCCGCCGGTCATCACCGCGCTGGGCCGGCTGCTCAGCGCCGGCAAGGCCGCGAAGCAGCTGCGGCCCGACGCCGACCCGGACGAGGTCCTGCTGCTCGTGTCGTTCCTGTGGAAAACCGACGGCGGCCCCCACTGGCAGGTACGGACCGGCCACATGCTCGCCATCGTCATCGACGGGCTGCGCGCGGGAACACCCGGCTGA
- a CDS encoding SDR family oxidoreductase, whose translation MSGIEGKVVAITGASSGIGAATARLLAQGGAKLVLGARREDRLADLAGELGDERDAVAFTAVDVRRREDLVALVALARERFGRLDVLVGNAGVGPLSPLDELRLDDWDAMIDINVKGILHGIAAALPVFRAQGRGQFVHTLSTAAYKTVPGQAVYSASKAAARTLTEGLRQEAGSSIRVSMVSPGFVATDFIESVPDPDLRARMNESKNAMAIAPEAVARAIRFAIEQPADVDVNEIVIRPTAQA comes from the coding sequence ATGTCCGGCATCGAGGGCAAAGTCGTGGCGATCACCGGGGCCAGCAGCGGGATCGGCGCCGCGACCGCCCGTCTGCTGGCACAGGGCGGCGCCAAGCTCGTACTCGGAGCGCGCCGCGAGGATCGGCTCGCCGATCTGGCCGGTGAACTCGGCGACGAGCGTGACGCCGTGGCATTCACCGCGGTCGACGTCCGCCGCCGGGAGGATCTGGTCGCGCTGGTGGCACTCGCCCGGGAGAGGTTCGGCCGACTGGACGTCCTGGTGGGCAACGCCGGCGTCGGGCCCCTGTCGCCGCTGGACGAGCTGCGGCTGGACGACTGGGACGCGATGATCGACATCAACGTGAAGGGAATCCTGCACGGGATCGCCGCGGCTCTTCCCGTCTTCCGCGCCCAAGGGCGCGGCCAGTTCGTCCACACCCTGTCAACCGCCGCCTACAAGACGGTCCCCGGACAGGCGGTCTACTCAGCCTCCAAGGCCGCCGCCCGCACGCTCACCGAAGGCCTGCGGCAGGAGGCCGGCTCCTCGATCCGCGTCTCCATGGTCTCGCCGGGCTTCGTGGCCACCGACTTCATCGAATCCGTCCCCGACCCGGATCTGCGCGCCCGGATGAACGAGTCGAAGAACGCGATGGCCATCGCCCCCGAGGCGGTTGCCCGCGCGATCCGGTTCGCGATCGAACAGCCCGCCGACGTCGACGTCAACGAGATCGTCATCCGGCCCACCGCCCAGGCCTGA